The proteins below are encoded in one region of Oncorhynchus gorbuscha isolate QuinsamMale2020 ecotype Even-year linkage group LG01, OgorEven_v1.0, whole genome shotgun sequence:
- the LOC124025293 gene encoding homeobox protein engrailed-1-B-like → MEGQRDLHSPELSEGESVSPSPSLPSPPILPLQAAQQAHRTTNFFIDNILRPDFGCRKEQGLGARERSQTSSRERAHPLVARPTHPGTPCQDSNCSSDSTSSSSSSLALSPTPQKSTSSSKANDSSGGSTPKFGENTSPVMVVNGVSGGAAPSPESQPLLWPAWVYCTRYSDRPSSGPRTRKLKKTKNEKEDKRPRTAFTVEQLQRLKTEFQANRYITEQRRQSLAQELNLNESQIKIWFQNKRAKIKKANGYKNGLALQLMAQGLYNHSTTTIQEDKEESD, encoded by the exons ATGGAGGGGCAAAGGGATCTACACAGCCCGGAGTTGAGTGAAGGGGAGAGCGTTTCTCCTTCTCCAAGTCTGCCTTCGCCGCCCATCCTGCCTCTCCAAGCAGCGCAGCAGGCGCACAGAACCACCAACTTTTTTATTGACAATATTCTACGGCCAGATTTCGGCTGCAGGAAGGAGCAGGGCTTAGGTGCGAGGGAGAGGTCTCAGACTTCCAGCCGAGAGCGCGCCCACCCTTTGGTCGCCAGACCGACTCATCCTGGAACGCCATGCCAGGACTCCAATTGCAGTAGCGACAgcacttcttcctcctcctcgtccttgGCCTTGTCTCCAACCCCCCAAAAGAGCACCTCGTCCTCGAAAGCCAACGACAGCTCCGGAGGTAGCACGCCCAAGTTCGGCGAGAACACTTCTCCTGTTATGGTTGTGAACGGAGTTAGTGGCGGCGCAGCGCCCTCCCCCGAGTCCCAACCGCTGCTGTGGCCTGCCTGGGTGTATTGCACTAGATACTCGGACAGGCCCTCATCTG GCCCAAGGACACGGAAATTGAAAAAGACGAAAAACGAAAAGGAAGACAAGCGACCCAGAACGGCGTTCACGGTTGAGCAGCTTCAAAGACTGAAGACGGAGTTCCAGGCCAACCGTTACATTACGGAGCAGAGGAGACAGTCTCTAGCCCAGGAGCTCAACCTCAATGAGTCACAAATCAAAATCTGGTTCCAGAACAAACGGGCCAAAATCAAAAAGGCCAACGGCTATAAGAACGGCCTGGCTCTCCAGCTCATGGCGCAAGGATTGTACAACCATTCCACCACCACCATTCAGGAAGACAAGGAGGAGAGTGACTGA